The sequence below is a genomic window from Sardina pilchardus chromosome 9, fSarPil1.1, whole genome shotgun sequence.
CAGTCTACTTGATGTTGATGACTAAAAAAACCTGACGCCGGCCTTCCTCACCTTCCGTATGGGAGAAGCCCTCAGCAGTGAGCTTCCACTGCACCAGCACTCCCATGAGGCTTAGCGTGGGCCAGATGCCCAGGATGACCCAGCTGTACCAGCagagcggcggcggcgccggCTCCAGCCGCAGGCAGTCGTACACGTGGGTGGCCAGCGCCAGCATCTCCACGAAGTAGTCGGCGCAGACGGTCATGATGGCGGCGCCGAACACGGCCGTGGAGAGGATGGTGAAGAGGCGCTGCCACTGGAGGGTCAGCACGGCACACAGCATGCCCGTGCCCAGCAGAGCTCCGAGGGGCACCTGGGACAACAGCacacgttacgttacgttacgttacgttacgttacgttacgttacgttacgttacgttacgttacgttacgttacgttacgttacgttacgttacgttacgttacgttacgttacgttacgttacgttacgttacgttatgtTACGTTACATTTGGCTgccgctttttaaccaaagcgacttacaacatggtaaacagttaAAGCTTTTAAAGCAATTTCTCACAACAATTCTGGGAACGTTTTAAGGGAAGGTAGAGTGCAATAACAATAAGTGTATCCGTTTGTTGTGCTGCTTTTAAACAGTGtcgagaggagatgttctctccACAGGGAACACACAGGGAAGGGTCAGAGGAGAGGCACTGACTGACCACACGCATACTCACTACAGACTTCAAACTATATCACGCATATGTAAACATGTCATTGTGTAGGGGAAAATATGTTGTCTGCTGGAGCAATATCAGACAATAAGTCTTGCTTCATCCTGGAGACTTTTTTCCTGACCCACTATGTCTGATAAACAATGGCACATCCTTAATACTTACAGAAATTACAGTGGAGACATAGTACAATTAGATCAAAGCAATTTTGTGTAACTTTGGGgcactgtggaaaaaaaaaacctcaaacaGGCTCCAGTAGGGGCCTCCTCTTACCCAGACAGTGGTGGGCGTGTAGAACTGGTGCGTGACCAGCAGGGCGGAGAGAGCGAGcagcaggcccagcagcagGCCTGTCATGAAGAGGCCGACGCTGCGTACCAGCATGGTGACGAGACCGCAGAGCAGGCCGATGCCCAGGCCGATGCCCGCACTGGCCTCCACGCTCAGCTGGGTGTCCAGCACCCGCTCCTTGTGGCACAGCAGGAAGATGATGACCGAGCCGAACATCAGGCCCGATAGGAACATGACCGCCTTGAAGCAGCGGTAGCCTGAGGAGAGGGGTAGACcggtggggtggtggagggggaggaggagaaggaacaaacacattcacagagtGAATAACACACATGACATCATTATTAGAcctggggggaggaggaagagaggaggggggatacATATACTTGGCCAAATAATGGCTGAATAAGGCAATAAATCGAAAAATGAAAggaaagagtctgtgtgtgtgtgtgtgtgtgtgtgagttgtttgtgttgtgttgtttgtgtcacAGAAAGAGATCGAGGGAGAAAGGAGTGATTTGTTgtcatggagagagaaaaagacagcagAAAGAGGGCTTTGGACCCTTCAACATTCCTTCCATTCAGAGGACCAGGGCTAGAAGCATTCAATCTTTTGGaagggctgtgtgtatgtgggggtgtGAGTTAAGTATgggggtgagagacagagtgttggtgggaggatggggggggggggggtggaatagGGGTAATTAAAGGGTCATTTAACTTCATTTGCGGAGCCCCGAAACCTAGGTGTGAATGCCTTGGGTAGCGGCTCACCCTGGTCTAAAAAAAGTcaatcatccatccatccactgaTAAGCCTGATGGGGCTCTTCATTATGATGTTTATGTATAGTGAGAGTGGGGAAGCTGGCCCAAGTCAGGACCCCCCACTGCGAGTGGGTGAGCTGCTGCTCTCTATGCGTCAGTGGCTGCTAGTTTATGTGGCAGCTGATTTGCATTATGATATCACCGAGACGCAAACCAGGAACACGCTGTGACTTACACATGAGTGGGCAGGAaagtgtgagtaagagagagtgagtagagGCGAGgagaaaaagtgatggatgggaATCGGTTTTTTTTAGTGGGAAAAAGTGAACGAGGAGTGCATATCCTTAAAGCATGTATAAATATCCttaaagaaaaaagacaaaagggttaaagaaaaaagacaaaaataaaacaaaaaaagataagcTAAAAACGTAACAGAAATGAATACTGAAGAGCACGTAACTAAGAACAATTAAAGTGCATGAACACTGGCTCTGGGATTTCCTCCCACATCTGTTCAAGGGAGGCCAGATTGCTtacctcacacaaacaaacccttAATCAAATTTTATTGAATTAAGATGTGGTAATGACCTCATTCTTATTGTAACCAATGCTCCGTATCACTGACTAAGCGACTCCCTGTTGCTCTGGCCCTGCCCAGTCTGCACTATTGCCTAATTGTGCTAAAAACCTAATTTGATGGCGTGCATTGTCTAATTTAATACTTAATACAAACTGCGGTTTGGCCGGACAAGCACGTGGCGCCATTAACTGCGTGTGCATTGCCAGAGTGACATAACTACAGAGGTGTGGTGTTGGAGACATACAGTCATAATCGCTTGAGATGAGCTGTGCTGATTTGTGAGAGGAGACAGACGTAGATTCTGTTTGTAATTACACTTGGCTGTGAGTAACATGTTCACAGAAGGTTGTGTGATGTGGGGACACAGTATGATGCTCATCTGTTGTTGTAATGATCATTTAGGACACGCTACATTTTGCTCTTGCTTAGTTTAAGTATTAAGCACTTCTACTTGAAATATTTTTCTATTTAGTATGACAAACATAGAACTAAAAAGAAATTGCATCTTGTTTTTTGTTCAAAagcagaatatactgtatgtttacttAATGAAAACATAATGTCACAATGTGACAGGTACAGAGAACATTCCCTCTAAGACAACATGTCACGGTTATGATCCTTAACAACTCTTTCAACTCCCAGGTGACCTCTGATGACCTTTTGAGAACTCTTACCGAAGAAGCAGTAGATGATGCCGAACAGGCAGCACATAGAGCAGATGACAGCAGGGATGATCTCATACTTCCTCTCGATCTCCAGGAGACAGGGGTTACTCGGCTCGTCAGGCACGGCCCCGTCGGACACAAGATCTGATGGGTCGGCCATTTTGGGTGATAAGAGAAATGGGGCAAGACCGGGCCTAGAAGGGACGGGGTGGTAGAAGCTGGAGTGTTGCTATCTGGGACTCATCGCAAGGCTTTCACAGGACctacaagaaagaaagagagagagagcgtgattAATTTCTGTAAATACTGTTGCATTTTACTTGGAGCCGCTTCTATAAACATTTGTGGGTGATTCATCAGCTGACTGCAACACACTGCTTACTGCCATGTTGTGCTATGTCTAGAGAAATAAAACTGACTCTACATCATTCAATGTCATGAGAGGTTCAATTCACAGGCAGAGGAGATCCTAATGAGACAACCTACTGAGTACAAGGACTTTAGAATATGTAGAACTTTGGGTATTTCATGAATTTAGCTCTGGtgtcctcttctttctttcttcttcctcttttagTCAGAATGTATTAAAATAGTTATTCCTGGAGTGGATTCTTCAGAGGTCGAAAGTGCTGTAATGCTCATAGTACGACAGAACAGACAACTCGGACAGAACAGACAAAACCTAAAGAGCGTTTTGCCGTTTTCACTTTTCACCCAAAGAACAAAACACTGAAGGAAAGAGTAAGCTCGATGTAAATGAGAGACTGTGCAATTTTGGGAACAGGTGTAACAGGGCACTGACCCATTCCACAGAAAGCTCTTGAAAATAGTCACAATACCAGGAAGCCTTGAATGTAAACAAAGAACCACCCAAGAACCTCTGCTTCTTTTAGGGTTGCaccatcatcttcagaccaaagATCCAACTCCAGGAGAACAAAGCAACTAGCAATtagtggtgtgggtgtgtagttAGGAaccatatacagtgaggagcacatgtatttgataccatgctaaaacaggaatataaaatcatcatttgacaattgatcttaatgccttaatttaaaaaatgagtaaaaatcaaaccgccaaggacaccaattttctttgtgattgaagaatgtatcgtaaatagataaatgttttccttaaatgctaggggaaggaagtatttgaccccctatgtaaccctatgggaatttaacacatagggttaacataggggcaggcagatttttatttttaaagaccagctatttcatggatctaggatattatgcatcccgataaatttcccttggcctttggaattaaaatagccccacatcatcacatacccttgaccatagctagagattggcatggtgctttttccagtaggcctattagcctgtttgatttgcattgagctcaatgagcatcaaacaggctaataggcctactgcaaaaagcaccatgccaatctctcgctatggtgaaaggtatgtaatgacgtggggctattttaattccaacggccaagggaactttatcaggatgcataataacctgaatccatgaaatagctggccttaaaaaataaaaatctgcctgccccaatgttaaccctatgtgttaaattcccatagggttacattgggggtcaaatacttccttccccctagcatttaggaagaacatttatttatttacgaaacattcttcattcacaaagaaaattggggtagttagcggttttatttttactcaatttttgaattaagacattaagatcaattgtcaaatgatgattttatattcctctttttagtcaactttagcatggtatcaaatacatgttctcctcactgtagaccctgaaaaaaaaaagttctcccAATACACTTAGGGTGCCACACAACCTAATGAGATTCCACAGATGGCACCCAGCTATGCCAGGCTGTCTTTACCGCCCACGGCGATGAGATGCCTGTTCCTACCCACTCCATAGGCGTGCCACAGAGACGCTTCAAAGCGTCGCAGGCAGCATGTGGTCTGCTGCGACCCCTGCCACCTCTTCTTTACACACTTCAAAGAGAGTGTGAAACCTGCCAGCCAACCGCGACTTTCCCCCCTGGGTGTTCAGGTGACTGCACATGTTTGCTCACCTAACTTTAAAatacactgcacacagcagCCTGTACATCGCATGTaggtgcacagcacacacaatacactctaCTGTGCTGCTGCATGAAGTGCTGGAAAAATGTAACTGCCACATGACCAGGAGTTTGGCCCGCTGAGAGAAAGTGGACCTGCTAAAGGAAACATATTTTCAGGAAGAAGCgtatttcaataaaaaaaaaaaaaacatacagtaacaacatgGTGCCATAGCAACCACCAGGAAAACATAGTGTGCACTATGGTCTCCTAGAGTGACCCAGAATAGCTGGAACATACCAAATGTATGGGCTACGGGTCtacaggaaaaataaaaaacatatcTAAACATGTAAAGGTTTGGCGCTGAGGTCACATGTTCAATTGTAAATAATGATTTATTTTCCAACTTTTACACAAAAACAATATAATCTTGATGTGATTCAAAACTTCATGGAATTTACACAAAGAGCTATAGAATCTTTCAAACACTCTCTTCTCACTTTCCTTCCATTGAAATACctggatttagacaggcttcaTAAACATCATGTCAACGACACTTTATCAGCCAAATATGCTATTCTCAGGCAGTCACTGGCAGTTTACACTTCAAATTGCAAAGCCAGGTGGTGCCCTGTTTATCTCTAAAGCCCAGACCCTTTCCTGGTGTTCTTTTTCATCATGCCATGTTTGGAAATACctgttttcattcattctcttaCTTCACAAACACCCCTCTTTTTGCCCAAAACAATGGTGCAAACTGATGCCTCAGAACCCTGTGATTAACTCCGCCTAACTGGAACTGGCTGCGTTGAAAAACACGGCCCCAGGAGGACTGAACAGAGCGGTCAAGTTCTCTGTTGAGCTGCGGAGAGCTGTTGTGGATTAGGGGGGGTTGAGTGAAGGGTTAAATCTGCTCCCTGTGTGTTGCTCGGAGGGGAGGTACAGGCTGGGGATAAGGGTGGCCTCcttctctttcgttctctccctcactctctctctctccccagtttCGCTGGAAAGCCTCACTAATGATCTCACCCCCTTCACGATCCGATTACAACGAACTCACGTTTTCAGGACAGGAGAAAAACAGTCAGGCCCTGGCCCCACTCCAcctcttttccctctcactctccgtctcccccctctcactctgtctttctttctttctcaaccGCACTCTGTCCCACATTTAAATGTGACACCGTGTAAaacatctctctcgctctctcttgccctGACAATTCTCTCAAGTAAAAGCCGTTCGCCAACCCCATCTCCTGTCTGTCTACATGCTGCTGTTCTGAGTGGCAGACTCACAACCCTGCTTGTCGTGAGTCGACGTGGAAGGAATGAGAGCCTGATTGGAAAGTTGTTTATATGttccttgccccccccccttctttctccacagacggagggagagagggagagcgtggCCCAGTCAGTACTGACTCAGTTCCTCTGGTTCCTGTCTGGTCTCCAGTGGACGCACGCTGGCCCACTTCTGTTCTGTGCCCCTGCTCAGCTCGACTCCACTAGAGCAGAGGATCAAgcataaattgtgtgtgtggcaacatgcatttgtgcatgtgtatatgatTGTGTTGCGTGAGTGCTCTGCTTAAAATTGAAAATTATAACACTGCCAAGCATCAGTGCTGTTCTAATAGTTGCATGTTTTAAACTTTTAACTAGTTCCACTTGCTCAGCTCGACTCTATTCTCTAAATGTCTGCCCAGCCCACACAGATCCGATGGTAATGACCTGGCCATATGAAAGCTCTGGAGCCccctgagtgtatgtgtgtatgcgtgtgtgtgtgtgtgtgtgtgtgtgtgtgtgtgtgtgtgtgtgtcagccttcTCAATgtttcagagaaaaaaaaactgtggacAATAGTGGCATTAAATCTGACTGAAATGTGATATATACTTGGATCtgtgcacacgcatacacaagcCTAAGTAGACACAAAGACtttcacaaagacagacaaatgaATAGCGTCGCGTCCACCCAAAGCAAAGACAGACGTATGAATTGCATATGAAGCTCACTTGAAGACACGCTCAGATATGCAAAATAATTCATGcgtgcacacaagcacaatccTCGGACAGAAACTTTCATCCCACTCTCATCCATGTGTCTGTCAGCTCTTTGTCCCAAGGTCTTTCACAAAGAccagctgtgggtgtgtgtgtgtgtgtgtgtgtgcgtgcgtgttggtCAGTGGATTTGTGTTATGAGTCCGCCGACAGAGATATGTGTGACAGTGTACaatatgtgagtgtgaaagcctgtgtgagcctgtgtatgtgtatatgtgtgcatatgtggtggtggtgtgtgcctggatgtgtgtgtgtgtgtgtgtgtctgtgtgaaagagtgagagagagtgagagagagagagagattatgtggcgtgaaagtgtgtgtgtgcatgactcaGAGAATAGAGTCTTTATGAGGCAGCACAAAGATTCAGAGCCCCTGCCTCGACCCCCTCCACACCAGAACAGCAGCCTtgctgggagagaaagaggatcaagcagaaattgtgtgtgtgtatgtgtgtgtgtgtgcgtatgtgtgagtgtgtggcaacATGCGAGTAGGAGTGcatttgtgtatctgtgagtgtgtggcaaCATGCGAGTAGAACTGcatttgtgtatctgtatgtgattgtgttgtgtgagtggtCTGCATAACATTCTAAATTATACACTGGCCAGCATCAGTGCCGTCTAATAGTTGTGTTAACTGGTTCACATAGTTTCCTGCAGACTGCATGTTGCTTGGTTTCCaagtatttctgtgtgtatacaagcatatgtgagtgagtgagtgtgtgtgcatagctaATTtcggctgtatgtgtgtgtgtgtttggaaactAGCACAATGCCAGAACTGccatctccctctatctctcgctctacctctctctctctctctctccctctctcatgttaGATAGGACACAATGACATTTTTTCCATGTCTTGCCTCTGAGATATTTGGCACGGGCCAGTAGCCCATGGCTTGGATATAACCAAGCCCAGAGGAGGCTCTGGCAAAGGGACTTCACTTGGGCTGCTTTTTTTGAGAGCTGCGCTCTCTGGAGAGGCCTGCTGTTTACCCCCTGAAGGAGCGGCACGTATTATGTCCCATTAAGCAGGGCCTGGGTTTCTGTGTCTGCGCTGGGTACTGCTCAGATGTCAGCGCGATAAGACTCAACCGCACAGCAGCGCTCGGTGCCCCCTTATCAGTCAGTCATGGCTGTGTGACCATCATCAAACAggaaactgtgtttgtgtgtgtgtgtgtgtggggcaagaTGATATTGTGATTCGTTAAAAAGCGCACTGGTGTAAGCTTACTTGCTGGTTCGCTTTTGTCCAAGATGATGGTCACTGGACCATGGCCTTAGCCATCTGGACAGCCAAATTGACGACCGGACAATAACAACATTAGAGTGTCTCGGAAGTGGTGGGCTAGTGCATAGAAAGAGACTGATACAGTATTTCAAAACATTAAATGCGGCCAGCTCTAGTAATGCACATCGGCTAGTGATCATGAAACTCTTTtctcaagtagcctacattattacAAGAACACTTAGCAATCCTTTATGAACGTCACGTACatcaataaataaacattttaaataacAATAAACTCAGCAGGAAATGTACCCTTTCATTATTGATGATAATAATGGACCTatgaataaattatattttaatgACAATAATCTTTCAATCAATCATTCATTATTAATAATT
It includes:
- the LOC134092846 gene encoding transmembrane protein 198-like; the protein is MADPSDLVSDGAVPDEPSNPCLLEIERKYEIIPAVICSMCCLFGIIYCFFGYRCFKAVMFLSGLMFGSVIIFLLCHKERVLDTQLSVEASAGIGLGIGLLCGLVTMLVRSVGLFMTGLLLGLLLALSALLVTHQFYTPTTVWVPLGALLGTGMLCAVLTLQWQRLFTILSTAVFGAAIMTVCADYFVEMLALATHVYDCLRLEPAPPPLCWYSWVILGIWPTLSLMGVLVQWKLTAEGFSHTEVIISRRQKRVQLMRIRQKDAKKRQQSGGQEGTYRRKPTPVKRYAGDLLAPSYLQSLRDRQMGTGNSLSSLGTGNHTMIDFDYETGSTVPLTATTPVIRV